The segment TGTTCCTAATGATAAGCACGGCATTGTGACCTGGATCTCATGTGTTCCTGGGCTCAGATTAAAATATACATCATCATCCCAACTACTCATAACAATTAGTCGTTCACTATCCTCTAAAGCGATAATCTCTAAGTTTAAACTGATTTTTTTAATATCTTTATATACATTACAAGTAACCACCAAAGATACAGACTCTCCACTTACTGGTAAGTAAGTTATTTGCTTTTGATTGTCTCTAAAAAATATAGAAGTAATATTTAACTCCTGATTTAAAGCTTCTAAAGGTTCTTGCTTAGTCCAAAAACTCATTTGGTTGTTTGACCTGAAATCAAGATTATCTCCCAGGAAAAGATCTTCTTCATATTGATTGAGAACATCTACGGTTTGTCCATAGGATATAACTTTTCCTAACTTGAGATATATAGCTGATTGACAAACAGTAGAGATTGAATGAGAACTATGACTAACCATAATAAACGACGTAGATTTTTGACGAAGTTCATGTAATTTCCTCTGGCATTTTGCTCTAAACTTGGCATCCCCAACCGCTAGAACTTCATCAATCAATAAAATATCAGGGCTAGTATGAATTGCACAGGCAAATCCTAATCTTGCAGCCATACCAGAGCTATAGCTTTGTACTGGGGCATCAATTGCATCTTCAATTTCTGCAAAGTCTACTACCTCATCATATCGTTCTTGTATTTCTTTTTTCGATAATCCTAAAATTGACATATTCGCATAAATGTTTTCGCGTCCTGTCAAAATAGGGTTAAAACCTGCGCCTAGAGCAATGAGTGGAGCTATTGTTCCCTGAACTTCTACATAACCAGTATCTGGCTTAATCAAACCAGCAATAATTCGCATCATGGTGGTTTTACCACTTCCATTAGGTCCAACCAAGCCTAAAGCTTCTCCTCTGCGTAGTGCAAAACTAACATCATTCAACGCCCAAAATTCTTGAGGACGGAGTTCATTTAGTTCGCCACGAATTCCCATTAATTCACTACCAATATCTTGAACCCCATAAAATAACGAGCGTTTCAAACTACGACAGAACTTCTTGGAAACTCCTTTAACCGAAAGAACAATGTCCTTATCTTGAGAGTTAGTTAATATTTCTTGTTTAATCATTTGATCATTCATTAAGCACTCATCCTCTCAATCACAAAAGGCATCGCTAGACGGTAAACAATCCATACCAAT is part of the Rippkaea orientalis PCC 8801 genome and harbors:
- a CDS encoding polysaccharide ABC transporter ATP-binding protein yields the protein MNDQMIKQEILTNSQDKDIVLSVKGVSKKFCRSLKRSLFYGVQDIGSELMGIRGELNELRPQEFWALNDVSFALRRGEALGLVGPNGSGKTTMMRIIAGLIKPDTGYVEVQGTIAPLIALGAGFNPILTGRENIYANMSILGLSKKEIQERYDEVVDFAEIEDAIDAPVQSYSSGMAARLGFACAIHTSPDILLIDEVLAVGDAKFRAKCQRKLHELRQKSTSFIMVSHSSHSISTVCQSAIYLKLGKVISYGQTVDVLNQYEEDLFLGDNLDFRSNNQMSFWTKQEPLEALNQELNITSIFFRDNQKQITYLPVSGESVSLVVTCNVYKDIKKISLNLEIIALEDSERLIVMSSWDDDVYFNLSPGTHEIQVTMPCLSLGTGLYLMKLAIRHDKLALLDRVDSFYFTVKKSICQSGNSRVYQCHSWESNLIANP